In Antennarius striatus isolate MH-2024 chromosome 8, ASM4005453v1, whole genome shotgun sequence, a single window of DNA contains:
- the LOC137599890 gene encoding uncharacterized protein, with amino-acid sequence MEMMLVLLPVLLLMVSACPELPHEDLTCFSDYNRNITCIWNHSYPSDRPDAVCTLHAWNQSFGYANSCKLEPVDGSRPALAKCSVVFEHEWTFQSFHLVNISVSCDATRRRESILYQPSCHIKLSPPPKPDINRTVVHWRPQAVEHRRLRSALYQTELQWRVGDGPWPVRAHHKECRWNCDWMTPLPDELKLAEKFDVRVRVKIDKPRYKSVWSDWSPVASWVSPNGRATPTPPNVSQVVLVTSACAVSFLLFLILFKIDKTTWVYIVKKIRGRPLPNPGKSFLQDGEFQNWLGPHFTSESFHSFLKPVEIVSVEVTSLVDAVGPGGLEATLRKTIRSKLIDELTTPSFSNPMYSHLSPVAAPVLLTAGNLEACDSDAPYGPVGCHVEGQQEQDVGEAGGRRDAVLRWFSEGNTSNSETIPVISDYKNTEKPQLEHPRLQSVDSGLGSSGPFGHDSLEDDSIDLTDDQSEGSDGGQGTDGDVQKLLRTGGGFNAIQVCSGYKVLKIDPDRPDLQDHQDHKDYQDHQNHQDPPDDQYLPSLDSGISSGEQVSQEEELDSSDFLFPPVGAPFRLLAGSSFAQVGSGSRGRPLPGHILATIALASADSSLAPSGDGYMPVRQEQTLQHA; translated from the exons ATGGAGATGATGCTGGTCCTCCTCCCGGTTCTTCTACTGATGGTCTCGGCTTGTCCAGAACTCCCCCATGAAG ATCTCACCTGCTTCAGCGACTACAACCGGAACATCACCTGTATTTGGAACCACTCGTACCCGTCGGACCGTCCGGACGCCGTGTGCACGCTCCACGCCTGGAACCA AAGCTTTGGCTACGCTAACTCCTGCAAGCTGGAGCCGGTGGACGGATCCAGACCAGCGTTAGCGAAGTGTTCCGTGGTCTTTGAACACGAGTGGACG TTCCAGTCCTTCCACCTGGTGAACATTAGCGTTAGCTGTGACGCTACGCGGCGACGCGAGAGCATTCTGTACCAACCGTCGTGTCACA TAAAGCTGAGTCCCCCCCCCAAGCCGGACATCAACCGGACCGTCGTCCACTGGAGGCCACAGGCGGTGGAGCACCGACGGCTGCGCTCCGCCCTCTACCAGACAGAGCTCCAGTGGAGAGTGGGGGATGGGCCCTGGCCT GTTCGAGCTCATCACAAGGAGTGTCGATGGAACTGCGACTGGATGACGCCGCTTCCGGACGAACTCAAGCTAGCCGAGAAGTTCGACGTCCGCGTTCGAGTCAAGATCGATAAACCTCGATATAAGTCGGTCTGGAGCGACTGGAGCCCCGTTGCATCGTGGGTGTCGCCCAATGGAAGGGCAACGCCAACGCCACCAA ATGTTTCTCAAGTTGTTTTGGTCACCTCTGCCTGCGCTGTGTCATTCCTCTTGTTCCTCATACTCTTTAAGATTGATAAAACCACCTG GGTTTATATAGTAAAGAAAATCAGAGGACGCCCCCTTCCGAACCCAGGGAAGTCCTTCCTGCAAGACGGGGAATTCCAG AACTGGCTGGGCCCCCACTTCACCAGCGAGTCCTTCCATTCTTTCCTGAAACCCGTGGAAATCGTCTCGGTGGAAGTGACGTCCCTCGTCGACGCAGTCGGCCCCGGTGGTTTGGAGGCGACGCTACGAAAGACTATCAGAAGCAAACTCATCGACGAGTTGACGACTCCCAGCTTCTCCAATCCCATGTATTCCCATCTTTCCCCCGTCGCTGCGCCTGTGTTGCTCACCGCCGGGAATCTGGAAGCCTGCGACTCCGACGCACCGTATGGACCGGTCGGTTGTCACGTTGAAGGCCAGCAGGAACAGGATGTAGGTGAAGCGGGAGGTAGAAGAGACGCCGTCCTGAGGTGGTTCTCCGAGGGCAACACGAGCAACAGCGAGACGATACCGGTGATCTCAGACTATAAGAACACGGAGAAACCCCAGCTGGAGCATCCCCGGCTCCAGAGCGTGGATTCAGGCCTGGGCAGCAGCGGACCCTTCGGTCACGACAGCCTGGAGGACGACAGCATCGACCTGACCGATGACCAAAGTGAAGGGTCCGACGGAGGGCAGGGGACGGATGGGGACGTCCAGAAGCTGCTCCGAACCGGTGGAGGTTTCAATGCTATCCAGGTTTGCTCTGGATACAAAGTTCTCAAGATAGACCCTGACCGACCAGAcctccaggaccaccaggaccacaaGGACTACCAGGACCATCAGAACCACCAGGACCCCCCGGACGATCAGTACCTCCCGAGTCTAGATTCAGGCATTAGCAGCGGGGAGCAGGTgagtcaggaggaggagcttgactccagtgacttcctgtttcctcctgtcGGAGCTCCTTTCAGACTTTTAGCCGGCTCCTCTTTCGCTCAGGTGGGGTCGGGTTCGAGGGGACGACCTCTTCCTGGTCATATCCTGGCGACAATCGCTCTGGCGTCAGCTGACAGTTCACTGGCGCCCTCTGGTGACGGGTACATGCCAGTGAGGCAGGAGCAAACGCTCCAACATGCATAA